The proteins below come from a single Synechococcus sp. WH 8101 genomic window:
- a CDS encoding DnaJ C-terminal domain-containing protein: protein MTPTAETDYWALLGLPPDSDSEALKRAFRREARRWHPDLNGNDIRAEERFKLVNEAYAVLSDPRRRQAWESRQQGGAGEPGADPFASGFPSFEHYLAVVLGMAEPEPMDRPEPDVAAHADWPAAAPPPPPPPVQAAESLETDVWLSPDQALHGTAVELELADGTLVEVQTPSRAGDGWRLRLAGVTPGGGDHFLHLRVQTDEGLRIDGLRVLYRLELLPPDAALGCAVEVPTLRGPVTLQVPPGSSSGRLLRLRGRGLELEGQRGDQLVEIVVVIPSSLTEAERALYRRLQELALEE from the coding sequence ATGACCCCTACCGCTGAAACGGATTACTGGGCGCTGCTCGGTCTTCCTCCTGACAGCGACAGCGAGGCCCTGAAGCGCGCCTTCCGGCGGGAAGCCCGCCGTTGGCATCCCGATCTCAATGGCAACGACATTCGGGCCGAGGAACGCTTCAAGTTGGTCAATGAGGCCTATGCGGTGCTCAGCGACCCGAGGCGTCGTCAGGCCTGGGAGTCGCGTCAGCAGGGGGGCGCGGGCGAGCCCGGTGCGGATCCCTTCGCCAGCGGCTTTCCCAGTTTTGAGCACTACCTCGCCGTGGTGCTTGGCATGGCCGAGCCGGAACCGATGGATCGACCGGAACCGGACGTGGCGGCCCATGCCGACTGGCCTGCCGCCGCACCACCGCCGCCCCCTCCCCCGGTCCAGGCCGCCGAAAGCCTGGAAACCGATGTGTGGCTCAGCCCTGATCAGGCGCTGCACGGCACCGCCGTGGAACTGGAGCTGGCCGACGGCACGTTGGTGGAGGTGCAGACCCCATCAAGGGCCGGTGATGGGTGGCGTCTGCGCCTGGCGGGGGTGACGCCGGGCGGGGGTGATCACTTTCTGCACCTGCGCGTACAGACCGACGAGGGCCTGCGCATTGATGGCTTGCGAGTGCTGTATCGCCTCGAACTGCTGCCTCCAGACGCGGCGCTCGGATGCGCCGTCGAGGTGCCCACTCTGCGTGGACCGGTAACCCTGCAGGTGCCGCCTGGCTCCTCCAGCGGCCGTTTGCTCCGGTTGCGCGGCCGGGGGCTCGAGCTGGAAGGTCAGCGTGGTGATCAGTTGGTGGAAATCGTGGTGGTGATTCCCTCGTCGTTGACGGAGGCTGAACGGGCTCTCTATCGCCGGCTTCAGGAGCTGGCTCTGGAGGAGTGA
- the dnaK gene encoding molecular chaperone DnaK: MGRIVGIDLGTTNSVVAVLEAGRPQVIANAEGMRTTPSVVGYTKEGELLVGQAARRQLVLNPRNTFANLKRFVGRAWDELDDSSLAVPYTIRANDRGNVRVACPQMEREYAPEELVASILRKLVDDASTYLGEPIEAAVITVPAYFDDAQRQATRDAGRLAGLEVERILNEPTAAALAYGFDRSAVKRVLVFDLGGGTFDVSLLRIANGVFDVKATNGDTQLGGNDFDQRIVDWLAAAFQEQHGIDLRRDRQALQRLTEAAEKAKQELSGVASTPISLPFIATGADGPLHIETRLDRTTFESLCPDLLDRLLLPVQAALRDSGWAAEDVDDVVLVGGSTRMPMVQQLVRTLIPHDPCQSVNPDEVVAIGAAVQAGILTGELRDLLLNDVTPLSLGLETVGGLMKVLIPRNTPIPVRQSDVFSTSEPNQSSVEIHVWQGERQMAADNKSLGRFRLSGIPPAPRGVPQIQVAFDIDANGILQVSATDRTTGRKQSVTIQGGSTLNEDELQAMLKEAEERADEDRRKRAGIERRNRALTLVAQAERRLRDAALELGPYGAERQQRAVEMAMRDVQDTLEQEDLQELELSVSALEEALFGLNRRLSAERRSEASPLQGIRNTLGSLKDELFADDDWDDDPWAAPRGRPSGRYGPTRQGFDPWDDDPYR; the protein is encoded by the coding sequence ATGGGCCGAATCGTCGGGATTGATCTGGGAACCACCAATTCCGTCGTGGCCGTGCTGGAGGCCGGTCGTCCCCAGGTGATCGCCAATGCCGAGGGGATGCGCACGACCCCTTCGGTGGTGGGTTACACGAAAGAGGGTGAACTGCTGGTGGGACAGGCCGCCCGTCGCCAGTTGGTGCTCAATCCGCGCAACACCTTCGCCAACCTCAAACGCTTCGTGGGGCGCGCCTGGGACGAGCTCGATGACTCCAGCCTGGCGGTGCCCTACACCATCCGCGCCAATGACCGCGGCAATGTGAGAGTCGCCTGCCCCCAGATGGAGCGGGAGTATGCGCCGGAGGAGTTGGTGGCCTCGATCCTGCGCAAGCTCGTCGATGACGCTTCCACTTATTTAGGTGAACCGATCGAAGCCGCGGTGATCACCGTTCCCGCCTACTTCGACGACGCCCAGCGCCAGGCCACCCGCGATGCGGGGCGCCTGGCCGGCCTGGAGGTGGAGCGGATCCTCAACGAACCCACGGCGGCAGCGCTCGCCTACGGCTTCGACCGCAGCGCTGTGAAGCGGGTGCTCGTGTTCGACCTCGGCGGCGGCACCTTCGATGTGTCGTTGCTGCGGATCGCCAACGGTGTGTTTGATGTGAAAGCCACCAATGGCGACACCCAGCTGGGCGGCAACGATTTTGACCAACGCATTGTCGACTGGTTGGCCGCTGCGTTTCAGGAGCAGCACGGCATCGATCTCCGCCGGGATCGCCAGGCGCTGCAACGCTTGACCGAGGCGGCGGAAAAGGCCAAGCAGGAGCTCTCCGGTGTGGCCAGCACGCCCATCTCCCTGCCTTTCATCGCCACCGGTGCTGATGGCCCTCTGCACATCGAAACCCGGCTGGATCGCACCACGTTCGAATCCCTCTGCCCCGATCTGCTCGACCGCCTGCTGCTTCCCGTGCAGGCGGCCCTGCGCGATTCCGGTTGGGCCGCCGAGGATGTGGACGATGTGGTGCTCGTTGGCGGCAGCACCCGGATGCCGATGGTGCAGCAACTGGTGCGCACCCTGATTCCCCACGACCCCTGCCAGTCGGTCAATCCCGATGAAGTCGTGGCGATCGGTGCAGCGGTGCAGGCCGGGATTCTCACCGGTGAACTGCGCGATCTGCTGCTCAATGATGTGACGCCCCTCTCGCTCGGCTTGGAGACCGTGGGTGGGCTGATGAAGGTGCTGATCCCCCGCAACACACCGATTCCGGTGCGTCAGTCCGATGTGTTCAGCACCTCGGAGCCGAATCAATCCTCGGTGGAGATTCATGTGTGGCAGGGCGAGCGACAGATGGCGGCCGACAACAAATCCCTCGGTCGCTTCCGCCTCTCCGGCATTCCGCCGGCGCCTCGCGGTGTGCCCCAGATCCAGGTGGCCTTTGATATCGATGCCAATGGCATCCTTCAGGTCAGCGCCACCGACCGCACCACGGGCCGAAAGCAATCGGTCACGATTCAGGGTGGCTCCACCCTCAACGAAGACGAACTACAGGCCATGCTCAAGGAGGCGGAGGAGCGGGCCGATGAGGATCGGCGCAAGCGGGCCGGTATCGAACGGCGCAACCGGGCCCTCACCCTGGTGGCCCAGGCGGAGCGGCGCTTGCGGGACGCGGCGTTGGAGTTGGGGCCCTACGGCGCCGAACGGCAGCAGCGCGCCGTGGAAATGGCCATGCGTGATGTGCAGGACACGCTCGAGCAGGAGGATCTGCAGGAGCTGGAACTGAGCGTGAGTGCCCTGGAGGAGGCGCTGTTCGGACTCAACCGCCGCCTTTCGGCGGAACGGCGCAGTGAGGCCAGCCCCTTGCAGGGCATCCGCAACACGCTCGGTTCGCTGAAGGATGAGCTCTTCGCCGATGACGACTGGGATGACGATCCCTGGGCGGCACCGCGTGGGCGGCCATCCGGTCGCTACGGCCCGACCCGACAAGGCTTCGACCCCTGGGACGATGACCCCTACCGCTGA
- the pstC gene encoding phosphate ABC transporter permease subunit PstC: MSPDTEEQYLLRRRPASEKLVDVGFKNLAIALASMVAIVLFAILVVVFWGSLDSMGRYGWKFLVTSNWNPVDDEYGAFTAIYGTIVTSLLSLAIAVPLGVGTAVFITENIIPRRIRDVIGVMVELLAAIPSVVLGLWAIFVLEPFIRPFLNWLNQAFGWLPIFSSAPMGPGMAPAILILVVMILPIITAIARDSLNQVPIKLRQAAYGVGTTRWGAILNVILPAAVSGIVGGVMLALGRAMGETMAVTMIIGNSNNFSWSLLAPGNTIAAMLANQFGEADGSQVSSLMYAAFVLIVLTLAVNVFAQWLVKRLSLKY, encoded by the coding sequence ATGTCTCCTGACACTGAGGAGCAGTACCTCCTGAGGCGTCGGCCGGCTTCCGAGAAGCTTGTTGATGTCGGCTTCAAAAATCTGGCGATCGCGCTGGCCTCGATGGTGGCGATCGTGCTGTTCGCCATTCTCGTGGTGGTGTTCTGGGGTTCCCTGGACTCCATGGGCCGTTACGGCTGGAAGTTTCTGGTGACCTCCAACTGGAATCCTGTCGACGATGAATACGGTGCCTTCACGGCCATTTACGGCACGATTGTCACCTCTCTGTTGTCATTGGCGATCGCCGTTCCCCTCGGCGTGGGCACCGCTGTGTTCATCACCGAAAACATCATTCCGCGCCGAATCCGCGATGTGATCGGTGTGATGGTGGAACTCCTGGCGGCGATCCCCTCCGTCGTTCTTGGCCTCTGGGCCATCTTCGTGCTCGAACCCTTCATTCGGCCCTTCCTTAATTGGCTGAATCAGGCCTTCGGCTGGCTGCCCATCTTCAGCTCCGCTCCGATGGGTCCTGGCATGGCGCCGGCGATCCTGATCCTCGTGGTGATGATCCTGCCGATCATCACTGCGATCGCCCGCGATTCCCTCAATCAGGTGCCGATCAAGCTGCGGCAAGCCGCTTATGGCGTCGGTACCACCCGTTGGGGAGCCATTCTCAACGTGATCCTGCCAGCTGCGGTGTCGGGGATCGTTGGTGGTGTGATGCTCGCGCTCGGACGAGCGATGGGTGAAACCATGGCCGTGACCATGATTATCGGCAATTCGAACAATTTCAGCTGGTCGCTCCTGGCCCCCGGCAACACGATTGCGGCGATGTTGGCGAACCAATTCGGTGAAGCCGATGGCAGCCAGGTGTCGTCGTTGATGTACGCCGCCTTTGTGCTGATCGTGTTGACCTTGGCGGTCAACGTGTTCGCCCAGTGGCTGGTGAAGCGTCTCAGCCTTAAGTACTGA
- the pstA gene encoding phosphate ABC transporter permease PstA, with the protein MTVSSSARPIPDLSYKPGLQRNLLSRLLTLIAGLFSAICVLPLVLVLAYVLIMGGGKISLALFTQLPPPPGLEGGGIGNAIIGTIIVSIIAGLIAIPVGVGGGIFLAEYSKGGSFAQFIRFGTNVLSGVPSIIAGVFIYGIIVSTRIFFGNSYSALAGGIALSILMLPTVIKTTDEGLKLVSDDLRRGALGVGASRFVTIVRITLPTAFTPIATGVVLSIARAAGETAPLIFTALFSPFWPEGIFNPIASLSVLIYNFAIMPYQAQNELAWAASFVLVVFILAMNLFARWLGRFAAK; encoded by the coding sequence ATGACTGTTTCCAGTTCCGCCCGTCCGATTCCCGATCTCAGCTACAAGCCGGGCTTGCAACGCAACCTGCTGAGTCGCCTGCTCACCTTGATTGCCGGCCTGTTTTCGGCCATCTGCGTGCTTCCCCTCGTGCTGGTGTTGGCCTATGTGCTGATCATGGGCGGCGGCAAGATCAGCCTGGCTTTGTTCACCCAACTGCCGCCACCGCCGGGCCTGGAAGGTGGCGGTATCGGTAACGCCATTATCGGCACGATCATCGTGTCGATCATCGCCGGGCTGATCGCCATTCCGGTGGGTGTGGGCGGTGGCATCTTCCTGGCGGAATATTCCAAGGGCGGATCTTTCGCTCAGTTCATCCGCTTCGGCACCAATGTGCTCTCCGGCGTTCCTTCGATCATCGCCGGTGTGTTCATCTACGGCATCATCGTTTCGACCCGGATCTTTTTCGGCAATTCCTACAGCGCTCTAGCCGGTGGTATAGCCCTCTCGATTTTGATGCTTCCCACGGTAATCAAAACCACCGATGAAGGGCTCAAGCTGGTGTCCGACGACCTGCGGCGTGGTGCTCTTGGCGTCGGCGCCTCCCGATTCGTCACGATCGTGCGGATCACCCTGCCGACGGCCTTTACCCCGATCGCCACAGGAGTGGTGCTCTCGATCGCCCGTGCGGCTGGTGAAACAGCACCCCTGATCTTCACTGCCCTGTTCTCTCCCTTCTGGCCAGAGGGAATTTTCAATCCGATCGCCAGCCTGTCGGTGCTGATCTACAACTTCGCGATCATGCCTTATCAGGCCCAGAACGAATTGGCCTGGGCAGCCTCCTTTGTTCTGGTGGTGTTCATCCTCGCCATGAACCTCTTCGCCCGTTGGCTTGGCCGTTTTGCTGCCAAGTAA
- the pstB gene encoding phosphate ABC transporter ATP-binding protein PstB translates to MTLSTAIPSQQVSEDTCISLQNVTISYGSYEAVRNVFCDIPRGKVTAFIGPSGCGKSTVLRALNRMNDLIEGCSLKGRVIFDGADLYDPNVDPVEVRRRIGMVFQQPNPFPKSIYENIAFGARINGYTGDMDELVERSLRQAAVWDECKDKLNESGYSLSGGQQQRLCIARTIAIQPEVILMDEPCSALDPISTLKIEETMHELKKSFTIVIVTHNMQQAVRVSDMTAFYNAEAQEGGSGKVGYLVEFNETEKIFNAPTQQATQDYVSGRFG, encoded by the coding sequence ATGACTCTCTCCACTGCCATTCCCAGCCAGCAGGTGTCAGAAGATACCTGCATCTCCCTGCAGAACGTCACGATCAGCTACGGCAGCTATGAAGCTGTCCGCAACGTCTTCTGTGACATTCCCCGCGGCAAGGTCACAGCCTTCATCGGCCCTTCCGGTTGCGGTAAATCCACCGTGCTGCGGGCCCTGAACCGCATGAACGACCTGATTGAAGGCTGTTCACTCAAGGGGCGGGTGATTTTCGACGGGGCCGACCTCTATGACCCCAACGTTGATCCTGTGGAAGTGCGCAGGCGCATCGGCATGGTGTTTCAGCAGCCGAACCCCTTCCCCAAGAGCATCTACGAAAACATTGCCTTCGGGGCCCGGATCAACGGCTACACCGGCGACATGGATGAGTTGGTCGAGCGCTCCCTGCGTCAGGCCGCCGTGTGGGATGAGTGCAAGGACAAGCTCAACGAGAGTGGCTATTCCCTCTCCGGTGGCCAGCAACAGCGCCTCTGCATCGCCCGCACGATTGCCATCCAACCCGAAGTGATTCTGATGGACGAGCCCTGCTCGGCCCTCGACCCGATCTCCACCTTGAAGATCGAGGAAACCATGCATGAGCTGAAGAAGAGCTTCACGATCGTGATCGTGACCCACAACATGCAACAGGCCGTTCGCGTCAGCGACATGACGGCCTTCTACAACGCCGAGGCCCAGGAAGGGGGCTCCGGCAAGGTGGGCTACCTGGTGGAATTCAATGAAACCGAGAAAATTTTCAACGCCCCTACCCAACAAGCCACCCAGGATTACGTGTCTGGCCGCTTCGGTTGA
- a CDS encoding 2Fe-2S iron-sulfur cluster-binding protein gives MPRSHRITIHWRQAHRTITHEVPEGDYILKSFEAQGDPLPFSCRNGCCTACAVRVLSGEVDQREAMGLSKELRAKGYGLLCVARAVGPLEAETQDEDEVYDLQFGRHFGRGQVRPGLPLDED, from the coding sequence ATGCCACGCAGCCATCGGATCACGATTCATTGGCGTCAGGCGCATCGCACGATCACCCATGAAGTGCCTGAGGGGGACTACATCCTCAAAAGCTTTGAAGCGCAAGGGGATCCCCTGCCCTTCTCCTGCCGCAATGGCTGCTGCACCGCCTGCGCTGTCCGCGTCCTGAGTGGTGAAGTCGACCAACGCGAGGCGATGGGCCTCTCGAAGGAGTTGCGTGCCAAGGGCTATGGCCTGCTCTGCGTTGCGCGGGCGGTGGGACCGCTTGAGGCCGAAACCCAGGATGAAGATGAGGTCTACGACCTCCAGTTCGGGCGGCACTTCGGACGGGGACAGGTGCGCCCGGGGCTGCCCCTGGATGAGGACTGA
- a CDS encoding inositol monophosphatase family protein, with protein sequence MDQQQINHLHGIARQAAEVGGTVLMAHYGQLTSIRSKGRIGDLVTEADLAAEAEVLGLLRERTPEIGILAEESGLSGPNQGLQWVVDPLDGTTNFAHGYPFFATSVGLTLEGRPLLGAIAVPYLKQTYHGCPGLGAFCNDTPIHVSDCSSLQDSLLVTGFAYDRHSRLDNNYAEFCTLTHQSRGVRRGGAAAVDLAFVAAGLVDGYWERGLAPWDLAAGVALVELAGGVVSGYGDAPFDLHEGRIVAAGAGLHTPLRQCLAGIEPLDGASYGAPALGAMGS encoded by the coding sequence ATGGACCAACAACAGATCAACCATCTGCACGGGATCGCCCGCCAGGCCGCCGAGGTGGGCGGCACCGTGCTGATGGCCCACTACGGTCAACTCACCTCGATCCGCAGCAAGGGACGCATCGGCGATCTGGTGACGGAGGCCGACCTGGCAGCCGAGGCCGAAGTGCTTGGACTGCTGCGGGAGCGCACGCCTGAGATCGGCATCCTGGCGGAGGAATCGGGCCTCAGTGGCCCGAATCAGGGGCTGCAATGGGTCGTCGACCCGCTCGATGGCACCACCAACTTCGCCCACGGCTATCCCTTTTTCGCCACGTCCGTAGGCCTGACTCTGGAGGGTCGGCCTCTGCTGGGGGCCATCGCCGTGCCCTACCTGAAGCAGACCTATCACGGTTGCCCTGGCCTCGGCGCCTTCTGCAACGACACCCCCATCCATGTGAGCGACTGCAGCAGCCTGCAAGATTCCCTGCTGGTCACCGGTTTTGCTTACGACCGACACAGCCGCCTCGACAACAACTACGCCGAGTTCTGCACATTGACGCACCAGAGTCGGGGTGTGCGACGGGGCGGCGCCGCGGCGGTGGACCTGGCATTCGTCGCTGCCGGACTTGTGGATGGCTACTGGGAACGGGGACTGGCCCCCTGGGATCTGGCGGCCGGCGTGGCTCTGGTGGAATTGGCTGGTGGCGTGGTGAGCGGCTATGGCGACGCCCCGTTTGATCTCCACGAGGGTCGGATCGTGGCAGCGGGGGCAGGGCTGCATACCCCGTTGCGGCAGTGCCTGGCCGGCATCGAACCCCTGGATGGGGCCAGCTATGGGGCGCCAGCGCTGGGGGCCATGGGATCCTGA
- a CDS encoding ATP phosphoribosyltransferase regulatory subunit, with protein sequence MALQPAAGARDLNPQQVEHNHRLRERLASVYRRWGYEEVAPPRVERLDTLKAGGGIASEDIVRLVADEPLGLRPEMTASIARAASTRFAKRSRPLRLWASGTVFENRQADEGRQCIEEKLHSGVELFGANAIGAELELLTLLMDALASLDLQGDPQVRLLLGHADLMTLILAPFRGTEREAIRIALMRYDRLSLEALDLDATTMERLTRLMDLRGEPNAVLEALRRLFGPQPSLSELERLFEHLTPLARGQGVTLQLDPSFQSHYGLYDGLVFQLICQGQSAPVVVARGGRYDALVKRFGASGGDGAGVGFSFCLDDIRDLPSSLADSAPSERRVLVCHGPTQRLEEAIAEQRRLHGQGRQAELALEPCTDRAMAEQQQHDRQCDDLVWLGA encoded by the coding sequence ATGGCCCTTCAACCGGCGGCGGGAGCCCGCGATCTGAATCCCCAGCAGGTCGAACACAACCATCGGCTCAGGGAGCGCCTTGCTTCGGTGTATCGGCGTTGGGGCTACGAGGAAGTGGCGCCACCGCGGGTGGAGCGCCTCGACACCCTCAAAGCCGGCGGCGGCATCGCCAGTGAAGACATCGTGCGGCTGGTGGCGGATGAACCTCTCGGTCTCAGGCCGGAAATGACAGCCTCCATTGCCCGGGCGGCCAGCACCCGGTTTGCCAAGCGCAGTCGTCCCCTGCGGCTGTGGGCTTCGGGCACGGTGTTTGAAAATCGGCAGGCCGATGAAGGCCGCCAATGCATCGAAGAGAAACTGCACAGCGGCGTGGAACTCTTCGGTGCCAACGCGATCGGCGCCGAACTGGAGCTGCTGACGCTGTTGATGGATGCCCTGGCCAGCCTCGATCTTCAGGGGGATCCGCAGGTGCGGCTGCTGCTCGGCCACGCCGACCTGATGACCCTGATCCTGGCCCCCTTCCGCGGCACGGAACGGGAAGCGATCCGCATCGCCCTGATGCGCTACGACCGGCTCAGCCTCGAGGCCCTGGATCTGGATGCCACCACGATGGAGCGGTTGACACGCCTGATGGATCTCCGTGGTGAACCGAACGCCGTGCTCGAAGCCCTGAGGCGATTGTTTGGGCCTCAACCCTCCCTGAGCGAACTGGAGCGTTTGTTCGAGCACCTGACGCCCCTCGCCCGGGGCCAGGGCGTCACCCTGCAGCTGGATCCGAGCTTCCAATCCCATTACGGCCTCTACGACGGCCTGGTGTTTCAGCTGATCTGCCAGGGACAGTCCGCACCCGTGGTGGTGGCCCGGGGTGGTCGCTACGACGCCCTGGTGAAACGCTTCGGCGCCAGCGGCGGTGATGGTGCTGGTGTTGGCTTCAGCTTCTGTCTCGATGACATCCGCGATTTGCCCTCCTCCCTGGCCGATTCCGCCCCATCGGAGCGCCGGGTGCTGGTGTGCCATGGCCCCACGCAGCGCCTGGAGGAAGCGATCGCGGAGCAACGTCGTCTGCATGGCCAGGGCCGCCAAGCCGAACTGGCACTGGAACCCTGCACCGACCGCGCCATGGCGGAGCAGCAGCAACACGACAGGCAATGCGACGACCTGGTCTGGCTTGGTGCCTAA
- a CDS encoding ferredoxin family protein yields the protein MAHTIVTDVCEGIADCVDACPVACIQPGRGRNKKGTEFYWIDFDTCIDCGICLQVCPVDGAILAEERADLQRRP from the coding sequence ATGGCCCACACAATCGTCACCGATGTCTGCGAGGGAATTGCCGACTGCGTCGATGCCTGTCCGGTGGCGTGCATTCAACCCGGCCGAGGGCGCAATAAGAAAGGCACAGAGTTCTACTGGATCGATTTCGACACCTGCATTGATTGCGGCATCTGCCTGCAGGTGTGCCCGGTGGATGGTGCGATTCTTGCCGAGGAACGGGCCGATCTCCAGCGCCGCCCCTGA
- the htpG gene encoding molecular chaperone HtpG yields the protein MLEQGQIQIHTENIFPIIKKAVYSGHEVFLRELVSNSSDAISKRRMASMAGDCSEGSDGLIQIRIDREKKTITVSDNGIGMTADEVKRYINQVAFSSAEDFLEKYKQESDAIIGHFGLGFYSSFMVARQVELVTLSARPEQQAVRWSCDGSPSFTLDQAERSEPGTDVILHLLEEELEYLEPARLRTLITQYCDFMPVPVQLEGETINKQTAPWRQSSRELSDQDYIDLYHYLYPFQGDPLLWVHLNTDYPYALQGILYFPKSTGRADWEKGEIRLYCNQVFVSDSIKEIVPRYLLPLRGVIDSPDIPLNVSRSALQTDRRVRSIGNFVAKKVADRLKSLKQDDASAYADAWEALAPFVKIGAMEDEKFADQVEPLVLFGTTAESDDGESETGAAILRSGDKAYTTLEGYTSRLPQSSDKQRVLYCSDEIAQAGALSLWKGQGAEVLFADTVIDSQFLPWLESRHDELRFQRVDAELDDSLKDDAPDLADQGGETQAESLRNLMKEALANDKVTIQVQALKGGADAPAALILLPEQMRRINDIGALMEQRLPGLPEHHVLVVNRSHPMVEGLLKLESGGVLVGAGSSSPSKALARDLAVYLYDMARLAVGGLEPKELSGFQTRSSRLMASLMERGL from the coding sequence ATGCTGGAACAAGGCCAGATTCAGATTCATACCGAGAACATCTTCCCGATCATCAAAAAGGCCGTGTATTCCGGCCATGAGGTGTTCCTCCGTGAATTGGTCAGCAACAGTTCTGACGCGATCAGCAAGCGCCGCATGGCCTCCATGGCTGGCGACTGCTCCGAAGGTTCGGATGGCCTGATTCAGATTCGAATCGACCGCGAGAAAAAAACGATCACCGTGTCTGACAACGGCATTGGCATGACAGCCGATGAAGTGAAGCGGTATATCAACCAGGTGGCGTTTTCAAGCGCCGAGGATTTCCTGGAAAAATACAAACAGGAAAGCGATGCGATCATCGGCCACTTCGGCCTGGGCTTTTATTCCAGCTTCATGGTGGCCAGGCAGGTTGAATTGGTCACCCTCTCAGCTCGGCCAGAGCAGCAGGCCGTGCGCTGGAGTTGTGATGGATCCCCCTCCTTCACGCTGGATCAGGCGGAACGCTCGGAGCCGGGCACCGATGTGATTCTGCATCTGCTGGAGGAGGAGCTGGAGTATCTGGAGCCGGCCCGCCTCCGCACGCTGATCACCCAGTACTGCGACTTCATGCCGGTACCGGTGCAGCTGGAGGGAGAAACGATCAACAAGCAAACGGCGCCGTGGCGTCAGAGCAGTCGGGAGCTGAGTGATCAAGACTACATCGATCTCTACCACTATCTCTATCCCTTCCAGGGTGATCCCCTGCTCTGGGTGCACCTCAACACCGACTATCCCTATGCCCTCCAGGGAATTCTGTATTTCCCGAAATCGACTGGACGAGCCGACTGGGAAAAGGGGGAGATTCGGTTGTATTGCAACCAGGTGTTCGTGAGCGACTCGATCAAAGAAATCGTGCCCCGCTACCTCCTGCCCCTGCGTGGCGTCATTGATTCTCCTGATATTCCGCTGAATGTGAGTCGGAGTGCCCTGCAGACCGACCGACGGGTGCGTTCCATCGGCAATTTCGTGGCCAAGAAGGTGGCGGATCGGCTCAAGTCGTTGAAACAGGACGATGCGTCGGCCTATGCGGATGCCTGGGAAGCGCTGGCGCCCTTCGTGAAGATCGGCGCCATGGAGGATGAAAAGTTCGCCGATCAGGTCGAGCCCCTGGTGCTGTTCGGCACCACTGCCGAAAGCGACGATGGGGAGTCCGAAACCGGGGCGGCCATCCTGCGCAGCGGAGACAAGGCTTACACCACCCTGGAGGGTTACACCTCGCGCCTACCCCAGAGTTCCGACAAGCAGCGCGTGCTCTATTGCAGCGATGAGATCGCCCAGGCTGGCGCCCTCAGCCTCTGGAAGGGCCAGGGCGCGGAAGTGCTCTTTGCCGACACGGTGATCGACAGCCAATTCCTTCCCTGGTTGGAGTCACGCCATGACGAGCTCCGCTTCCAGCGCGTCGATGCGGAACTGGATGACAGCCTGAAAGACGACGCACCAGACCTGGCCGATCAAGGCGGTGAGACCCAGGCGGAAAGTCTGCGCAACCTGATGAAGGAGGCGCTCGCCAACGACAAGGTGACGATTCAGGTGCAGGCGCTCAAGGGAGGAGCCGACGCTCCGGCGGCCCTCATCCTTCTGCCCGAACAGATGCGCCGGATCAACGACATCGGTGCGCTGATGGAACAGCGACTGCCAGGCCTTCCGGAGCATCACGTGTTGGTGGTGAATCGCAGCCATCCGATGGTGGAAGGCCTGCTCAAACTCGAATCCGGCGGCGTGCTGGTGGGCGCTGGCAGCAGCTCCCCCAGCAAAGCCCTCGCCCGCGATCTCGCCGTCTATCTCTATGACATGGCGCGCCTGGCGGTCGGTGGCCTCGAACCGAAGGAACTGAGCGGGTTCCAGACCCGCAGCAGTCGCCTGATGGCCTCACTGATGGAACGGGGACTGTGA
- the rpmB gene encoding 50S ribosomal protein L28 — translation MSRVCQLTGTRANNGMAVSHSHIRTKKLQQANLQQRRLWWAEGKRWVNLRITTRALKTIQKKGLGAYARSLGIDLSKI, via the coding sequence ATGTCCCGGGTATGTCAGCTCACCGGCACGCGCGCCAATAACGGCATGGCTGTGAGCCACTCCCATATCCGCACCAAAAAGCTGCAGCAGGCCAACCTGCAGCAGCGTCGTCTCTGGTGGGCCGAGGGCAAGCGCTGGGTCAACCTGCGCATCACCACCCGCGCTCTGAAAACGATCCAGAAAAAAGGTCTCGGCGCCTACGCCCGCTCCCTCGGTATCGATCTCAGCAAGATCTGA